One region of Cyanobium sp. M30B3 genomic DNA includes:
- a CDS encoding transglutaminase family protein, whose translation MQRFRIWHHTHYSYDAEVVLHPHSLRLRPREGHELRIEASWLRISPTASLRWHRDAENNCVAIASFLEPTKNLKIESEVWIQQYNQDPLNFLVDPEALFFPFYYRNDEQLLLAPYRQPVDYDKTLALWVAGLYAPGEKLETYVLLKRINSCIYDTLHYLRREEPGVQAPSHTLSIGSGSCRDFAALFLAAARLLGLAVRFVSGYLHDPMCSATEGSTHAWAEVYLPGAGWTGFDPTTGSLAGPDHIAVAISHRPDAVPPVAGSFRGPARSTMTVGVWVTDQRR comes from the coding sequence ATGCAGCGTTTCCGAATCTGGCACCACACCCACTACAGCTATGATGCGGAAGTTGTGCTGCATCCCCATAGCTTGCGGTTGCGGCCACGGGAGGGCCATGAGCTGCGGATCGAAGCATCTTGGCTGCGGATCTCTCCAACAGCGTCGCTGCGATGGCACCGGGATGCGGAAAACAACTGTGTAGCCATTGCTAGCTTTCTGGAACCAACCAAGAACCTGAAGATCGAGAGTGAGGTGTGGATTCAGCAGTACAACCAGGATCCCCTCAACTTTCTAGTAGATCCTGAGGCTCTGTTCTTTCCTTTCTACTACCGGAATGATGAGCAACTACTGCTAGCTCCCTATCGTCAGCCGGTGGATTATGATAAGACCTTAGCGCTTTGGGTAGCTGGCTTGTATGCCCCGGGTGAGAAGCTGGAGACCTACGTTCTCCTGAAGCGAATCAATAGCTGCATTTATGACACCCTTCACTACCTCAGGCGAGAAGAGCCTGGGGTACAGGCTCCTTCCCATACCCTCAGCATCGGAAGTGGTAGCTGCCGAGACTTCGCGGCGCTGTTTCTGGCGGCAGCTCGCCTGCTGGGACTGGCGGTCCGCTTTGTGAGCGGCTACCTGCATGATCCGATGTGCTCGGCAACCGAAGGCTCCACCCATGCCTGGGCGGAGGTATACCTGCCGGGGGCGGGCTGGACCGGGTTCGATCCCACCACCGGCAGCCTGGCTGGCCCCGACCACATCGCCGTGGCGATCTCCCATCGACCGGATGCGGTGCCTCCTGTGGCTGGATCCTTCCGCGGTCCCGCGCGATCCACCATGACCGTGGGTGTCTGGGTCACCGATCAGCGGCGCTGA
- a CDS encoding sterol desaturase family protein — MFRPHLDLQGIGQLWCGHSFGADSLALFVIILARYFLAVGGCWCLVRVWHPPATTAASKLQGRQIREGIRHDIRLSVVSAAVFAMAAAALLWLQAHGLTRLYAGVDSNSWWYLGVSYLAVLILQDGLFYASHRLFHHPALYAAFHRGHHRSRRPTPWTSFAFDPPEALVQALFLVGIVVLIPLHLITLLAVLCTMTVWAIVNHLGLDCLPHWFPHHLLGRWVIGPAHHSLHHRRPSVHFGLYFTLWDRVCGTEDSGYTRGLGAPGETL, encoded by the coding sequence TTGTTCCGGCCCCACCTCGACCTTCAGGGGATCGGACAGTTGTGGTGCGGGCATTCCTTCGGAGCTGACAGCCTCGCGTTGTTTGTGATCATCCTGGCGCGTTATTTCCTTGCTGTGGGAGGCTGTTGGTGCCTGGTGCGTGTCTGGCATCCCCCAGCCACAACAGCAGCGTCGAAGCTACAGGGCCGACAGATTCGCGAAGGGATTCGCCATGACATCCGCCTGTCGGTGGTGTCGGCCGCAGTGTTCGCCATGGCCGCCGCAGCGCTGTTGTGGTTGCAGGCCCATGGTCTAACCCGGCTGTACGCCGGAGTCGATTCCAACAGCTGGTGGTATCTGGGCGTGAGTTATCTCGCCGTGCTGATCCTGCAGGATGGCCTGTTCTACGCCAGCCATCGCCTGTTCCATCACCCGGCGCTGTACGCAGCGTTCCACCGGGGCCACCACCGCTCCCGTCGGCCTACCCCCTGGACCTCATTCGCATTCGATCCGCCAGAGGCCCTGGTACAGGCCCTGTTTTTGGTTGGGATTGTGGTGTTGATACCTCTACACCTGATCACCCTGCTCGCCGTGCTCTGCACCATGACCGTGTGGGCGATCGTGAACCATCTTGGGCTCGATTGCCTACCGCACTGGTTTCCCCACCACCTGCTGGGACGCTGGGTGATCGGACCGGCGCATCACTCTCTGCATCACCGCAGGCCCTCCGTGCATTTCGGTCTCTATTTCACGCTCTGGGACAGGGTCTGCGGCACTGAAGACAGCGGGTATACCAGGGGCCTGGGCGCTCCAGGCGAAACGTTATGA
- the ppk2 gene encoding polyphosphate kinase 2, producing the protein MSKKHPPSPVETIAEMQNHLPYDELIDKKDYKRDLESLQIELLKAQRHIKAIGQRVVLLFEGRDAAGKGGAIKRFREHLNPRGSDHVALSKPNDAELTQWYFQRYVPHLPSAGEITMFDRSWYNRAGVEKVMGFCTPQEHALFLRQVPAFEHSLVGSGIFLFKMWFTVSHGRQKLRFDVRRQDPLKQWKMSPVDEVSVAKYDEYTEARNEMLLSTDTLVAPWTIINSNEKRRARLGAIRSVLHALDYEHKDHDIVGEPDPRVVRTAHSVFIDN; encoded by the coding sequence ATGAGTAAGAAGCACCCCCCTTCGCCAGTCGAGACGATTGCGGAGATGCAGAATCATCTTCCTTACGACGAACTGATCGATAAGAAGGACTACAAGCGAGACCTCGAATCGCTCCAGATCGAACTGCTCAAGGCACAGCGTCATATCAAGGCTATTGGACAACGAGTGGTGCTCCTATTCGAAGGACGCGATGCGGCGGGCAAGGGTGGAGCGATCAAGCGCTTCCGCGAACACCTCAACCCTCGTGGCAGTGACCATGTCGCCCTGTCGAAACCCAACGATGCCGAACTGACCCAGTGGTACTTCCAGCGCTACGTCCCGCACCTGCCATCGGCCGGAGAAATCACGATGTTCGACAGGTCGTGGTACAACCGGGCCGGCGTGGAGAAGGTGATGGGCTTCTGCACACCACAGGAGCACGCCCTGTTTCTCCGCCAGGTTCCCGCCTTCGAACATTCACTCGTCGGTAGTGGGATCTTTCTCTTCAAGATGTGGTTCACCGTGTCCCATGGCCGGCAGAAGCTGCGCTTTGACGTCCGGCGCCAGGATCCGCTCAAGCAGTGGAAGATGTCGCCCGTCGACGAGGTCAGTGTGGCGAAGTACGACGAGTACACAGAAGCTCGCAACGAAATGCTGCTCTCCACTGACACACTCGTGGCGCCATGGACAATCATCAACTCCAACGAGAAGAGGAGGGCCCGTCTCGGCGCCATCCGCAGCGTCCTCCATGCCCTGGATTACGAGCACAAGGACCATGACATCGTCGGTGAGCCCGATCCACGGGTCGTGCGTACGGCACATTCGGTGTTCATCGACAATTGA
- a CDS encoding thermonuclease family protein, protein MVRPVHVPSALVTALALITIALAPACAVARPEAKVVSVGDGDTIRVRQDGTLITVRLACIDAAEIAQRPYGQNARQVLQQRLPVGSAVRLDEKTTDHYGRTVAEVLSGVSINLAMVEDGQAFAYRQYLSDCSAKEYLYAEVRASRRRYGVWQVEGGITRPWDFRKSRRTAVILDGTTPGGRRYSCKEIGSYARAQELLRQGRTYHESNRDGEACEALR, encoded by the coding sequence ATGGTCCGACCTGTTCACGTCCCCAGCGCCCTGGTTACTGCCCTGGCCCTGATCACCATCGCGCTGGCCCCAGCCTGCGCCGTTGCCAGGCCCGAGGCCAAGGTGGTGTCGGTCGGCGATGGCGACACCATCCGGGTGCGGCAGGACGGAACACTGATCACCGTGCGCCTGGCCTGCATCGACGCGGCAGAGATAGCCCAGCGTCCCTATGGCCAGAACGCCAGACAAGTTCTGCAGCAGCGCTTACCGGTTGGCAGCGCAGTGCGATTGGACGAGAAGACCACCGATCACTATGGCCGCACAGTGGCGGAGGTGCTCAGCGGCGTCAGCATCAACCTGGCGATGGTGGAAGACGGCCAGGCCTTTGCCTACCGCCAGTACCTCAGCGATTGCAGTGCCAAGGAGTATCTCTACGCCGAGGTCCGGGCAAGCCGGCGCCGCTACGGGGTGTGGCAGGTGGAGGGCGGCATCACCCGCCCCTGGGACTTCCGCAAGAGCCGCCGCACTGCGGTGATCCTCGATGGCACAACCCCCGGCGGCCGCCGCTACAGCTGCAAGGAGATCGGCTCCTATGCCCGTGCCCAGGAGCTACTGAGACAGGGGCGTACTTACCATGAAAGTAACAGAGATGGGGAAGCCTGTGAAGCGTTGCGCTGA
- a CDS encoding BrnT family toxin, giving the protein MEFAFDPAKSAANLRKHGIDFLAAQALWRDPSLLEIPARTSDEQRFLVIARLQGKHWSAVITYRQQVIRLISVRRSRPEEVQLYEQL; this is encoded by the coding sequence ATGGAGTTTGCGTTCGACCCTGCCAAAAGTGCCGCCAACCTGCGAAAGCACGGCATCGACTTTCTGGCGGCCCAGGCTCTCTGGCGGGACCCATCCCTGCTGGAGATTCCAGCCCGGACCAGCGATGAGCAGCGGTTTCTGGTGATCGCCCGTCTCCAGGGCAAGCACTGGTCCGCCGTCATCACCTACCGGCAGCAGGTCATCCGTCTGATCTCCGTGCGCCGGTCCCGTCCAGAAGAGGTGCAGCTCTATGAACAGCTCTGA
- a CDS encoding CopG family transcriptional regulator — MNSSEFDQRFDHGESVLEALDLSAARRPRLEQKRVNVDFPLWMVEQLDQEASRLGVTRQSIIKVWLAERLEHRADASESRLTAP; from the coding sequence ATGAACAGCTCTGAATTCGATCAACGCTTTGACCACGGGGAGTCTGTGCTTGAGGCCCTGGATCTGTCCGCAGCGCGGCGCCCACGGCTCGAGCAGAAGCGCGTCAACGTGGACTTTCCTCTTTGGATGGTGGAGCAACTCGATCAGGAGGCCTCACGGCTGGGGGTAACCCGGCAGTCGATCATCAAGGTGTGGCTCGCTGAGCGGCTTGAGCACCGCGCCGACGCCAGCGAAAGCAGGCTCACAGCCCCGTGA
- a CDS encoding helix-turn-helix transcriptional regulator: MALDPGDLTRAAAAMAGTAGTLAPRAGAAPEICRFQARELSGLQARQLHALMQHLDACLGCHPALPARLGLDDVLLRMVVSWLQPQLLEETAADRRRIHGRAGGSSFDELIDYIRANLDQPLRLSDLERRSHYSKRALQYAFRERLGCTPRQWIREQRLELAMAQLEQGGRRCSIRAVALACGYRHMGLFSSDFKKRFGLTPSAVHWGELR, from the coding sequence ATGGCCTTGGATCCTGGGGATCTCACCCGTGCGGCGGCGGCGATGGCCGGCACCGCCGGCACCTTGGCGCCCCGTGCTGGGGCAGCCCCGGAGATCTGCCGCTTCCAGGCCCGCGAACTCAGCGGCCTGCAGGCCCGGCAGCTGCATGCACTGATGCAGCACCTGGATGCCTGCCTCGGCTGCCATCCCGCCCTGCCGGCACGGCTGGGCCTGGATGACGTGCTGCTGCGGATGGTGGTGAGCTGGCTGCAGCCCCAGCTGCTGGAGGAAACCGCAGCCGATCGCCGGCGCATCCACGGGCGGGCCGGGGGCAGCAGCTTTGACGAACTGATCGACTACATCCGCGCCAACCTCGACCAGCCCCTGCGCCTGAGTGACCTCGAGCGCAGGAGTCACTATTCCAAACGCGCTCTGCAGTACGCCTTCCGTGAGCGGCTGGGCTGCACACCGCGCCAGTGGATCCGCGAGCAGCGGCTGGAGCTGGCCATGGCCCAGCTGGAGCAGGGCGGGCGGCGCTGCTCGATCCGGGCTGTCGCCCTGGCCTGTGGCTACCGGCACATGGGGCTGTTCAGCAGCGACTTCAAGAAGCGCTTTGGCCTCACACCCAGCGCCGTGCACTGGGGGGAATTGCGCTAG
- a CDS encoding galactose oxidase — protein sequence MGKPLPRPAALNARLDEGTLLRTRSRKVCMTCQWFRHHAGVNCIPVLTCQLHQGLIAHGEHLTHRCQGWTDDMVRQQGWAPEVA from the coding sequence TTGGGCAAGCCGCTCCCCCGCCCTGCAGCGCTGAATGCCCGCCTCGACGAGGGCACCCTGCTCAGGACCCGCAGCCGCAAGGTCTGCATGACCTGCCAATGGTTCCGCCACCACGCGGGAGTGAACTGCATCCCGGTGCTGACATGTCAGCTGCACCAGGGGCTGATTGCCCACGGCGAGCACCTCACCCATCGCTGCCAGGGCTGGACCGATGACATGGTGCGCCAGCAGGGCTGGGCACCGGAGGTGGCCTGA
- a CDS encoding DUF1651 domain-containing protein produces MHPSAVTGKRPPLSPQDGWLSNGRQVLHFRPLRYSRFSQALELTSGELIPGQVPLLKCRKEITREEAIKLWAQKRKQGWQSCEPQWTPPPEVKPPARRPAASMG; encoded by the coding sequence ATGCACCCCAGCGCCGTCACCGGCAAGCGGCCGCCGCTCTCCCCTCAGGACGGCTGGCTGAGCAATGGCCGCCAGGTGTTGCACTTCCGGCCCCTCCGCTACAGCCGCTTCTCCCAGGCGCTGGAGCTCACCAGCGGCGAGCTGATCCCCGGCCAGGTGCCGCTTCTCAAGTGCCGCAAGGAGATCACCCGCGAGGAAGCGATCAAGCTCTGGGCGCAGAAGCGCAAGCAGGGCTGGCAGTCCTGCGAGCCCCAGTGGACGCCGCCGCCCGAGGTGAAGCCACCGGCTCGTCGCCCCGCCGCCAGCATGGGCTGA
- a CDS encoding VOC family protein, which yields MRGSIVLAADDPGALARFYGALLAVEPQPGLSASHWRLPWPAGGWLEVYAPSRSRPRPRQQGRLALCLQRQAEGSAAISVLDAWISRALELGATATDPPQQEPFGAEAWLQDPEGNRLLLLVVP from the coding sequence ATGAGGGGCTCGATTGTGCTGGCGGCTGATGATCCGGGTGCCCTGGCCCGCTTCTATGGCGCGTTGCTTGCGGTGGAGCCGCAGCCTGGCCTGAGCGCCAGCCACTGGCGGCTGCCCTGGCCGGCCGGGGGCTGGCTGGAGGTGTACGCCCCATCGCGCAGCCGACCCCGACCGCGCCAGCAGGGGCGTCTGGCGCTGTGTCTGCAACGCCAGGCCGAGGGATCAGCCGCCATCTCGGTGCTCGACGCCTGGATCAGCAGGGCTCTGGAGCTCGGCGCCACCGCGACGGATCCGCCGCAGCAGGAACCGTTCGGTGCCGAGGCCTGGCTCCAGGACCCGGAAGGCAACCGCCTGCTGCTGTTGGTGGTGCCGTGA
- a CDS encoding CDGSH iron-sulfur domain-containing protein, producing the protein MPEPTAPTPGPEPLELSAGVHQLCSCGRSRHGWFCDGAHLGTGRVSYELRLNDAATVLMCRCGRSHRYPLCDGSHGAPVRRPWWRPWG; encoded by the coding sequence ATGCCTGAGCCCACTGCCCCCACCCCTGGCCCGGAGCCACTCGAGCTGTCGGCCGGCGTGCACCAGCTCTGCAGCTGCGGCCGCAGCCGCCACGGCTGGTTCTGCGATGGCGCCCATCTGGGGACAGGCCGTGTGTCGTATGAGCTGCGGCTGAACGACGCGGCCACGGTGCTGATGTGCCGCTGTGGCCGCTCGCACCGCTATCCCCTCTGTGATGGCAGCCACGGTGCACCTGTTCGCCGACCCTGGTGGCGGCCCTGGGGATGA
- a CDS encoding thermonuclease family protein → MFRPGHVPSALASALALIAIALAPACAVARPMAKVVSVGDGDTIRVRMNGKPITVRLACIDAPETAQPPYGQQARSYLQQRLPAGSAVRLDEKTTDRYGRLVVEVFSGVNINLAMVEDGQAFAYRQYLGDCNAREYLDAEYRASRRRYGVWQVEGGIIRPWDFRKSRRSAVIPDGTTPDGRRYSCRVIGSYARAQELLRQGHTYLDSNRDGEACESLRR, encoded by the coding sequence ATGTTCCGACCTGGTCACGTCCCCAGCGCCCTGGCGAGTGCCCTGGCCCTAATCGCCATCGCACTGGCACCGGCCTGTGCCGTTGCCAGACCCATGGCCAAAGTGGTGTCGGTCGGCGATGGCGACACCATCCGGGTGCGGATGAACGGGAAGCCGATCACCGTGCGCCTGGCCTGCATCGACGCACCAGAGACGGCCCAGCCTCCCTATGGCCAGCAGGCCCGCAGTTACCTGCAGCAGCGCCTGCCGGCCGGCAGCGCGGTGCGATTGGACGAGAAGACCACCGATCGCTACGGCCGGCTGGTGGTCGAAGTGTTCAGCGGCGTCAACATCAACCTGGCGATGGTGGAGGACGGCCAGGCCTTTGCCTACCGCCAGTACCTGGGCGACTGCAACGCCAGGGAGTACCTGGACGCTGAGTACCGCGCCAGCCGGCGCCGCTATGGGGTCTGGCAGGTGGAAGGGGGCATCATCCGGCCCTGGGACTTCCGCAAGAGCCGCCGCTCTGCAGTGATCCCTGATGGCACAACCCCTGACGGCCGCCGCTACAGCTGCAGGGTGATCGGCTCCTATGCCCGTGCCCAGGAGTTGCTGCGCCAGGGGCACACCTATCTCGACAGCAACCGAGACGGGGAGGCCTGCGAATCGCTGCGGCGCTGA
- a CDS encoding AbrB family transcriptional regulator yields the protein MLTGSDLLAKVKELGDASKSELVRACGYVSTKKDGSERLNFTAFYEALLEAKGMSLGDGGKDRAKPGRGLSYMAKVHFNGNLMIGKAYTDQLGLKPGDEFEIKLGRKQIQLLPLGSTAEGDTAAVA from the coding sequence ATGCTTACCGGATCAGACCTGCTCGCCAAAGTCAAGGAGCTCGGCGATGCCTCCAAGTCCGAACTGGTGCGAGCCTGCGGCTACGTGAGCACCAAGAAGGACGGCAGCGAGCGCCTCAACTTCACCGCCTTCTATGAAGCGCTGCTGGAGGCCAAGGGCATGAGCCTGGGTGATGGCGGCAAGGACCGCGCCAAGCCCGGCCGCGGACTGAGCTACATGGCCAAGGTGCATTTCAACGGCAACCTGATGATCGGCAAGGCCTACACCGACCAGCTGGGCCTGAAGCCCGGCGACGAGTTCGAGATCAAGCTGGGGCGCAAGCAGATCCAGCTGCTGCCGCTGGGCTCAACGGCAGAGGGGGACACAGCCGCCGTCGCGTAA
- a CDS encoding type II toxin-antitoxin system Phd/YefM family antitoxin, translating to MDRVVANREVVMVRRRQGGDVAIVAAEELEGLLETAHLLRSPRNAARLLAALERARDESLPTLRMDDLEARLEA from the coding sequence ATGGACAGGGTGGTGGCGAATCGCGAAGTGGTGATGGTGCGGCGCCGCCAAGGGGGAGATGTGGCCATCGTGGCGGCAGAAGAGCTGGAAGGTCTGCTGGAAACGGCCCACCTGCTCCGCTCGCCACGCAATGCTGCTCGCCTGCTCGCGGCGCTGGAACGCGCCCGCGATGAGAGCCTTCCCACCTTGCGGATGGACGATCTGGAGGCACGTCTGGAGGCATGA
- a CDS encoding Txe/YoeB family addiction module toxin, with protein MSSQREAVCHPEFLEDLQHWIEVDRRTARRLLELMKAVLRDPFTGIGKPEPLKYLGSGVWSRRITQEHRCVYLVKTDRIEFLQGRYHY; from the coding sequence ATGAGCAGCCAGCGGGAGGCGGTGTGCCATCCGGAATTCCTGGAAGACCTCCAGCACTGGATCGAGGTTGATCGCCGGACAGCCCGCCGGCTGCTTGAGCTGATGAAGGCCGTGCTGCGCGATCCTTTCACTGGCATCGGCAAACCGGAGCCTCTCAAATACCTCGGCTCAGGCGTGTGGTCGCGACGCATCACCCAGGAACACCGCTGCGTGTACCTCGTGAAGACGGATCGGATCGAGTTCCTGCAAGGCCGCTATCACTACTGA
- a CDS encoding DUF2811 domain-containing protein, which yields MSQIPDHLPAHVSVVNEFPEDLYEAMREFISSRPNWDQYRLLQAAVAGFLFQHGCSDRAVSRHYLDGLFQRDGGAGAQPIARI from the coding sequence ATGAGCCAGATCCCCGACCATCTCCCGGCCCACGTGAGCGTCGTCAACGAGTTCCCGGAGGACCTGTACGAGGCGATGCGGGAGTTCATCAGCAGCCGTCCCAACTGGGATCAGTACCGCCTGCTGCAGGCGGCGGTGGCCGGCTTCCTGTTCCAGCACGGCTGCAGCGACCGGGCCGTGAGCCGCCACTACCTCGACGGCCTGTTCCAGCGCGATGGCGGCGCCGGTGCTCAGCCGATCGCCCGCATCTGA